The Vibrio orientalis CIP 102891 = ATCC 33934 genome segment GGCTAAAGTCAATAAAACCAACCGTGCCATCAAAAGGCGCACTGATATGGAGGTCTTTCAAATTAGCATTTGCCGCATCAAGACGCGCTTTAGCAATATCGACACTCGCTTGCTGAGCATCAATTTCGGTTTGGGTTATTGCGTTGCGCTTCACTAGACGTTGAAACTCTTTTAGTTTGCGCTGTTCATCTTTTAAGTAAGCATTCGCTTCAGTGACCGCAGCGCGCGCTTTATCATCATTTAACTGCACTAAAAGCTGGCCTTTACGCACAACTTGATTAGCTTTAACCGCAATAACGTCAACTTTACCTGTGACCTCAGGAGAAATAGTCACCGATTGCTCTGCATCGAGTTTACCGACCAATTCAAGCGACTGAGACACTTCGTGTGTCTGCACTTGTTCGGTCACAACCGTCACTGAAGATGGCCCTTGCCTTTTAGCGTAAGCTGTTGGTGCTGCTGCAATAATAGACAATGACAGCAAACTCAAAACAATTTTATTTTTCATAGTGAAGTTCTGTATAGAGTAATTACCCGTATTGTATCCGTTTATACGCAATTTAAACGTCAAGTAATGTAAAGAGCGCGAAATATTGTGTAAGTAAAACCGTTGATTGTTTAAGCTTTATGGTCAATAACTGCCATCTTTGCCCAAAAAGGCACCATTCAATTCAAAATTCTAAGAAAACGCTTTACAGCTTGAGCGAGTTTGCTATGATTCGCTCCGCACTTGAGCAATGTGTTGGGAAAACATAGCTTAAGCCTATCCCTAGAGAGATAGGAAAACACCCTGGAGGGGTTCCCGAGTGGCCAAAGGGATCAGACTGTAAATCTGCTGGCACTGCCTTCGATGGTTCGAATCCGTCCCCCTCCACCATATTTCTTCTTGTGACTTTCTTTAGGTGAACAACCTTTTGATAAGTTGTGAGAAACACTTGATTAACGTGTTGGGAAAACCTTAATTAAGCTATTCCGTAAAAAGAATAGAAAATACCCTGGAGGGGTTCCCGAGTGGCCAAAGGGATCAGACTGTAAATCTGCTGGCACTGCCTTCGATGGTTCGAATCCGTCCCCCTCCACCATATTTTCTCTTATTATAGAGAGCAGCTTGATTGTAGTGTTGGGAAAACATCAATTAAGGATAAAAATACCCTGGAGGGGTTCCCGAGTGGCCAAAGGGATCAGACTGTAAATCTGCTGGCACTGCCTTCGATGGTTCGAATCCGTCCCCCTCCACCATATTTTCTCTTTTATAGAGATCAGCTTGATTGTTGTGTTGGGAAAACATCAATTAAGGATAAAAATACCCTGGAGGGGTTCCCGAGTGGCCAAAGGGATCAGACTGTAAATCTGCTGGCACTGCCTTCGATGGTTCGAATCCGTCCCCCTCCACCATATTCAAGAAAGCCAACTCATTGAGTTGGCTTTTTTCGTTTCTGACATCCACAAATGCTCCCCTATCCACAGTAGTCATCCAGCAAGCTCCAGATATAAAAAAGCCCCGACCAAAGTCGAGGCGATAACTAACATCATAGGGGGAGTTAGTTGTTTAATAGGATAATACGAGTCTCGTATGGTCGTAATACTTGATGCTGTGACACTCTGTCACTCGACAATTCATAGTTAGCTAAAACGTAGCGCGCCTTATCACAATCTAACTCATCAGGTAAGACACACTCCGTCTCTTCAGCGTAATAGTTATTCAAACAGATTAATGTCTGGCTTTCAGACTTACGTTGGTAACCAAAAATAGCGCTGTGTTGTGGATAGAGATCCAAATAGCTACCTGTGGTGATCACTTCAATCTCTTTACGCAACTTAATCAACTGCTGATAGAAGTAGAACACTGAGTCATCATCAGCAACGGCTTTTTCGGCATTGATGTCTGGGTAGTTACTCGCAACCTCAAGCCATGGTTGCCCTTGGGAAAATCCAGCATGTGCTTCGCTGTTCCACTGCATTGGGGTACGAGAATTATCACGTGATTTCTGAGCTAGGATCGCGATCATCTCGTCATGACTAACACCTTGCTGCTTGACCATAATGTCGTACATATTGGTGCTTTCAACATCACGATATTGCTCAATCGAGGTGTAACCTGGGTTGGTCATGCCGATCTCTTCACCTTGATAGATATACGGCGTACCTTGCATCATATGGACTGACGCACCGAGCATTTTTGCTGATTCAACTCGATACTGTTGATCGTTACCTAAACGACTCACGACACGCGGCTGATCATGGTTACACCAAAATAGCGCGCCCCAACCTTTACCATTTAAGCCTGTTTGCCAATGATTGAAGATCTGTTTTAGCTGTAGGAAATCAAAGGGTGCTTTGGTCCACTTTTCACCATTTGGATAATCGGCTTTAAGATGATGGAAGTTAAACACCATCGACAATTCTTTATTGTCTAAGGAGGAATATTGCTGGCAATGCTCTAGCGTCGTCGAAGACATCTCTCCTACCGTCACGCTGCCATATTTCTGGAATACCGCTTCGCTGATCTCTTGTAAATACTCATGTACTCGTGGGCCATCAGTATAGAAGCGGCGGCCATCACCAATATCATCACTTGGGAAGTCTTGCTGTTTTGAAATTAGGTTAATCACATCCAAGCGGAAACCATCAACACCCTTCTCAGCCCAGAAGCTGATCACTTCTTTTACTTCAGCGCGAACTGCTGGGTTTTCCCAATTTAAATCCGCTTGCTCTTTAGCAAATAAGTGCAGGAAGTATTGACCACTTGTCTCATCAAGTTCCCAAGCACTGCCACCAAATTTTGATTGCCAGTTGTTCGGTGCTTGACCTTCAAGCGGGTCTTTCCAGATGTAGTAATCACGATAAGGGCTATTCTTATCAGCCAACGCCGATTGGAACCAGTGATGCGCGGTTGAGGTGTGGTTGACCACGATATCCATAATGATACGAATACCACGCTGATGTGCTTCCGACAGCAGTTGGTCGAAGTCTTCCATGCATCCAAAGTCAGGGTTTATCGCGTAGTAATCCGCAATGTCATAGCCATTGTCAATCATCGGAGATTGATAAACTGGGGTTAACCAAATCGCATCGACACCTAACAGCTTGAGGTAGTCGAGCTTAGAGATAATGCCTTGAATATCCCCCCTCCCTTTACTGCCGCTATCACAAAAACTCTTTGGGTAGATTTGGTAGATAGACGCTGTTTTCCACCAATTTGCATCATTAACCTTCGTTGTCATGACTAAACTCACTTACCAAAAATAGAAATCATTGAAAACGGAGCGACAAACCGCCGCTCCAAATTAGGAAGAGTAATTAAGCGCTTGCAGGCTCTAGTTCGCCTTTCATTTGCGCACGCTTGTAGAAGAACAGAGTTAGTGCTGCTGGGACTGCAATAGCGACTAGCATAGCGATAGCGAAGATGCCCCAGAACTGTGGTTGAATCGATAGAATGCCAGGTAGACCGCCAACCCCGATACCATTCGCCATCACACCTGCACTACCACAAATTGCCGCTGCAATCGCACTACCAATCATCGCGCTCAGCATTGGGAACTTGTATTTCAAGTTGATGCCGTACATTGCTGGCTCTGTAACACCTAGGTAAGCAGAGATAGCCGCTGGTACCGAAATATCGCGCTCGCCATGCTTTTTACTA includes the following:
- the treC gene encoding alpha,alpha-phosphotrehalase; protein product: MTTKVNDANWWKTASIYQIYPKSFCDSGSKGRGDIQGIISKLDYLKLLGVDAIWLTPVYQSPMIDNGYDIADYYAINPDFGCMEDFDQLLSEAHQRGIRIIMDIVVNHTSTAHHWFQSALADKNSPYRDYYIWKDPLEGQAPNNWQSKFGGSAWELDETSGQYFLHLFAKEQADLNWENPAVRAEVKEVISFWAEKGVDGFRLDVINLISKQQDFPSDDIGDGRRFYTDGPRVHEYLQEISEAVFQKYGSVTVGEMSSTTLEHCQQYSSLDNKELSMVFNFHHLKADYPNGEKWTKAPFDFLQLKQIFNHWQTGLNGKGWGALFWCNHDQPRVVSRLGNDQQYRVESAKMLGASVHMMQGTPYIYQGEEIGMTNPGYTSIEQYRDVESTNMYDIMVKQQGVSHDEMIAILAQKSRDNSRTPMQWNSEAHAGFSQGQPWLEVASNYPDINAEKAVADDDSVFYFYQQLIKLRKEIEVITTGSYLDLYPQHSAIFGYQRKSESQTLICLNNYYAEETECVLPDELDCDKARYVLANYELSSDRVSQHQVLRPYETRIILLNN